CTCTGTCTGAGTCCGACCTCTCAGAGGACATGGTGGACCCCTGGCTGTTGTTCCTCATCCTCTCCGTTCCCCTCTGGAGCTGCTCCAGCCGAACCCGCAGCTCCCTCTGCTCCCAGCGAAGGCGGTCCTTCAGCTGCTCGGCACGCTCGTCCTGTTCCTGCAGCTTCTGAAACGTCGCAGACGAAGGGGAGAGAGACATTTGAGCAAAGCTTCAGATACAAAGAGAGAGGAAGGGAATGTCGTTGGAGAGGTCAGCGTGAGGCTTTCTGGAGTACCTTTATGTGAAGCTGAGCTTGTCTCAGCAGGTTCAGGGTGGTgttcctcatggagtcggtagAGTGAGGaacctgcttcttcagctgctccaaGCACTGCCTCAGCTGAGCTCGTCTGCAGATTACAACAATCAGCAATGTTACTTTTTCATATCTCGTCACATTACGACCACAACGTTCAAAGGAACCTCGACTGAGTTATGCTATAGTCCCACACAatgtaattgtgaagtggacgAAGATTCATGTGGTTTTCAGTTTCACGTTGCAAATAATGTGAAGTCTGTTATGCATTTGTATACATTCCACTTTACCATGACAACCTTAAGAAGTCAACTCAGGAAAATATGTCTGTATGTGATATGTTTTGCAAAAGCCTCTGAGGTTTTCAGGCATTGCACAGTAAAACTCCATGGATACAATGTGACGAAATGTAGAAAAGTTCAAATTATAAACGAAGGCAATGTACTGTTATATCTCTCAAGACAAAAAACCCCCAGCTTTGACAGTTCTGatgtaatttgatttaaaaaaaacgtgAGTACCTGTTTTTCTCCAGCTCATTGTGAACTGTCCTGCAATTAgaattaaaaacacactttcCTTAATGTTATAAATATGCATAGAAAAGGATGAAACAACTTTTATAGGTGAGGTTTATGGTTCCTTGTCATAACTGAGAGACACACGCAAAGTGCCATTGATCT
This Xiphophorus hellerii strain 12219 chromosome 23, Xiphophorus_hellerii-4.1, whole genome shotgun sequence DNA region includes the following protein-coding sequences:
- the mxd3 gene encoding max dimerization protein 3 isoform X1, with amino-acid sequence MEGNVCSIQVLLWAAEFVERKGREAEHGYASPPPLSPGNSDKRSKRKNKKISAAGGKRTVHNELEKNRRAQLRQCLEQLKKQVPHSTDSMRNTTLNLLRQAQLHIKKLQEQDERAEQLKDRLRWEQRELRVRLEQLQRGTERMRNNSQGSTMSSERSDSDREDVEVDVESIVFDCVDSDGLSIAHMDADHSYSSLDRSWL